The following are encoded together in the Labrus mixtus chromosome 2, fLabMix1.1, whole genome shotgun sequence genome:
- the LOC132954487 gene encoding uncharacterized protein LOC132954487 — protein MLQGYIVSIIPGTPQQTRHLIRFRSANEQRFLRSKSAARPLWETLIKELAIEGKITPQQVSKKWENLKKKYKELKTPRTGSGTDAGEVTAATWQFLGDMHEVLGARPSMDPPVVVASFGDADPTAILLEMVESTCSDTSGTSDSAASPMASPSPPTHSPPKKKKNSLLNFLIEESAKEQKRHEESEAKTERFLGLFERLIEKI, from the exons ATGTTACAAGGATATATCGTTTCCATCATTCCAGGGACTCCTCAGCAAACCAGACATCTCATAAGGTTTCGGTCTGCAAATGAGCAACGTTTCCTGAGGTCGAAGAGCGCTGCTAGACCACTTTGGGA GACGTTGATCAAAGAACTGGCCATTGAGGGCAAGATCACACCCCAACAGGTGTCAAAGAAGTGGGAAAACCTCAAGAAAAAGTACAAG GAGCTAAAAACCCCAAGAACAGGATCAGGAACGGATGCGGGCGAGGTAACGGCTGCCACCTGGCAGTTCTTGGGCGACATGCATGAGGTTTTGGGTGCAAGGCCTTCAATGGATCCTCCTGTAGTGGTCGCATCTTTTGGTGATGCTGATCCAACAGCAATTCTCCTG GAGATGGTTGAGTCCACATGCAGCGACACCTCAGGCACATCAGACTCAGCAGCCTCTCCCATGGCTAGCCCGAGTCCCCCAACAcattcccccccaaaaaagaagaagaactcctTGTTGAATTTCCTCATAGAGGAGAGCGCAAAAGAGCAGAAGCGCCATGAGgagagtgaagccaaaactgAACGATTTTTAGGCCTGTTTGAACGGTTAATTGAAAAAATATAA